The following are encoded together in the Mycosarcoma maydis chromosome 4, whole genome shotgun sequence genome:
- a CDS encoding putative translation initiation factor eIF3 produces MSGFFRKVGDSDSESDISSSEEELSELESGDEQPKTTQPAASRSRFLKGSDDDSDSDDDDSDDDDQDSLDSDDDNGERRTDGKKAPTSRFMKGAADSDDSDSEEEVKKVVKSAKDKRIDDMQTIVNHIESAQKSSDWTSINKDFDNLMRSIERQRTLNEQIPAFFYKAISQLDQYLNESAAKEKDAKKKMKAPVAKAMNGMKQKLKKVIKENDETIARYRSDPEGFEAAAEAALSAAAAPADAETAIAKGKKERLAAALDSDANDDFQTVGRGGRTETFTSEGLFKSLTAIMEARGKKSTDKNEQIRKLHDLSGVADSPYKKIRVILALVAARFDYNASATAYMPVEMWDSARKEINEIVALLGKNRSYVVREETEDYDDEVERVPGQNGEKDVVAVRGSIISFVDRLDDEFTKSLQNIDPHTTEYVDRLCDEKKLYETIVLAQGYFESQSETEALSRCTMRRLDHVYAKQDVIIKALESTLGEAAKTFESKLFPSAVRVAEQDGPAVLVRALCTYLYQARGVQAERPRTRAVLCHIYFHALHADYHVARDMFLMSHLQDAIQLADVATQILYNRVVVQIGICAFRNGLIKESQVALQEIFATGRVKELLAQGVQKQNQFSTVTPEQEKLERQRQLPFHMHINLELLECIYLISSMLLEVPNMALAGNDPELRKRVISRPFRRMLDYTDRQVFSGPPENTRDHIMQACKALQNGDCKACIELISDIKIWKLMPGSQEVKLMLAKRIQEVGLRTYLFSYSAYYESVSLSHLAATFDVEETVVKAMVSKMIYNDELAASLDPSANVVSFHRLELTKVQQLAATLAEKANSMLEQNERLLDAKLGEGKEQRSGAGGERGDREGGQPGGRRERRGGSAARGRGRGRGRAQQFQALGQKV; encoded by the coding sequence ATGTCCGGCTTCTTCCGTAAGGTCGGTGATTCCGACTCTGAATCCGACATTTCCTCGTCCGAGGAGGAGCTTTctgagctcgagtcggGAGATGAGCAGCCAAAGACCACTCAGCCCGCCGCAAGCCGTTCGCGCTTCCTCAAAggcagcgatgatgactcggactcggacgatgatgactcggacgacgacgaccaagactcgctcgactcggacgacgacaatgGCGAGCGTCGCACCGACGGAAAAAAGGCTCCCACCTCTCGTTTCATGAAGGGTGCAGCCGACAGTGACGACAGCGACTCGGAGGAAGAAGTCAAAAAGGTGGTCAAGTCTGCCAAGGATAAGCGTATCGACGACATGCAGACCATCGTTAACCACATTGAGTCTGCCCAGAAGTCGAGCGACTGGACCTCGATCAACAAGGACTTTGACAACCTCATGCGCTCTATCGAACGTCAGCGCACCTTGAACGAGCAAATCCCTGCCTTCTTCTACAAGGCcatctcgcagctcgaccagTACCTCAACGAGTCGGCCGCCAAGGAGAAGGATGCCAAGAAAAAGATGAAGGCGCCCGTCGCCAAGGCCATGAACGGCATGAAGCAAAAGTTGAAAAAGGTCATCAAGGAGAACGACGAGACCATCGCCCGATACCGCTCCGACCCCGAAGGCTTTGAGGCcgctgccgaggctgctctgtccgctgctgccgctccCGCCGATGCTGAAACCGCGATcgccaagggcaagaaggagcgtcttgctgctgccctcgactcggacgccaacgacgacttCCAGACCGTCGGCCGAGGCGGTCGTACCGAGACTTTCACCTCCGAGGGTCTCTTCAAGAGCCTCACTGCCATCATGGAGGCGCGTGGCAAGAAGAGCACCGACAAGAACGAGCAGATCCGCAAGCTCCACGATCTTTCCGGTGTCGCCGACTCGCCCTACAAAAAGATTCGTGTCATTCTCGCGCTTGTCGCCGCCCGCTTCGACTACAATGCCTCGGCGACCGCCTACATGCCCGTCGAGATGTGGGATTCGGCACGCAAAGAGATCAACGAGATTGTCGCTCTGCTCGGCAAGAACCGTAGCTACGTTGTGCGCGAAGAGACTGAAGActacgacgacgaggtggagcgcGTCCCCGGCCAGAACGGCGAAAAGGATGTCGTAGCTGTGCGCGGCAGTATCATCAGCTTCGTTGACcgtctcgacgacgagttcACCAAGAGCTTGCAAAACATTGATCCTCACACCACCGAATACGTCGACCGACTTTgcgacgagaagaagctctACGAGACCATCGTACTCGCTCAGGGCTACTTTGAGAGCCAGTCTGAGACCGAAGCGCTGTCGCGCTGCACCATGCGTCGCCTCGACCATGTCTACGCCAAGCAGGATGTCATTATCAAGGCGCTTGAGTCGACGCTCGGCGAAGCGGCCAAGACGTTCGAGTCGAAGCTCTTCCCCTCTGCTGTGCGTGTCGCCGAGCAGGATGGCCCAGCCGTGCTTGTACGTGCGCTCTGCACGTACCTCTATCAAGCGCGCGGTGTTCAGGCCGAGCGCCCACGAACGCGGGCTGTGCTCTGCCATATCTACTTCCACGCGCTGCACGCCGACTACCACGTTGCTCGTGACATGTTCCTGATGTCGCATTTGCAGGACGCGATCCAGCTCGCCGATGTGGCCACCCAGATCCTGTACAACCGTGTGGTGGTGCAGATCGGAATCTGCGCTTTCCGTAATGGTCTCATCAAGGAGTCGCAGGTTGCGCTGCAAGAGATCTTTGCTACTGGCCGTGTCAaggagctgcttgctcaagGCGTTCAGAAGCAGAACCAGTTCAGCACTGTCACGCCCGAACAAGAAaagctcgagcgtcaaCGTCAGCTGCCGTTCCACATGCACATTAACCTCGAGTTGCTCGAGTGCATCTACCTCATctcatcgatgctgctcgaggtgcCCAACATGGCGCTCGCCGGTAACGACCCGGAGCTACGCAAGCGCGTCATCTCCCGACCTTTCCGTCGCATGCTCGACTACACGGACCGTCAGGTATTTTCGGGACCACCGGAGAACACGCGTGACCACATCATGCAGGCATGCAAGGCGCTCCAGAACGGCGACTGCAAGGCTTGCATCGAGCTGATCTCGGACATCAAAATCTGGAAGCTCATGCCTGGATCCCAAGAAGTCAAGCTGAtgctcgccaagcgcaTCCAGGAGGTGGGTCTGCGCACCTACCTCTTCTCTTACTCTGCTTACTACGAGTCGGTTTCGCTCTCGCACTTGGCAGCGACGTTTGACGTTGAAGAGACGGTGGTCAAGGCCATGGtgagcaagatgatctACAACGACGAGTTGGCAGCTTCGCTCGACCCTTCGGCCAACGTGGTTTCGTTCCACCGACTCGAGTTGACCaaggtgcagcagctggcggCAACATTGGCCGAGAAGGCcaactcgatgctcgaGCAGAACGAGCGTCTGCTGGATGCCAAGCTGGGCGAAGGCAAGGAGCAGAGGAGCGGTGCcggtggcgagcgaggtgacCGCGAGGGAGGTCAGCCAGGTGGAAGGAgggagaggagaggagggTCCGCAGCGCGCGGACGTGGCCGCGGACGTGGACGTGCACAGCAGTTCCAGGCGCTCGGGCAAAAGGTGTAA